The Paraburkholderia azotifigens genome includes the window ATCGCTCCAGCGGCGCGAGCCACGCGCAATCAGTTGCAGATGCAAGCGATAGTCATGCAAGTCGGTGCATCCGCTGACAGCGGCATCGCCGAATCGATCAGCGCATGACGGCTGCCCGTCGCGCTGCGCAGCGCGGCAAGCACATCAAGGTTGGACGTGGAAAGCGGAGAAGGCACGCAAGGTCCAGTGCAGGATGAATGGACCGCTCATTCTAATGGCTGCGCGCGCAACGGATCGCCTGCGCCGCACGCATCGAAGACAACATCAAATGAAACGGGCCGCGTCGCAACGCGGCCCTGCGGGCTTTGCCCGTCTGGTTTATACGCTCCCTGTGATCGAACCGCCGGGCGGCTCTACTCTGTGCGCCGTCTGATCAGTGATGATGCTTGCGGTTTTCGCGTTCGACGTCCTTGGCGGCTTCCTTCGCGTCGCCGTAGGATTTCTGCATTTCGCCGGCGCCCTGCTGCACGTCGCCCTTCAATTCCTGGCTGCGGTTGCCCGTTGCCTTGCCGACGGCCTCGTTGACCTTGCCCTTCATCTTCTCGGCAGTGCCCTTCACTTGATCCTTGTTCATGGCTGACTCCGTCTGGTTACGCCGACGCACGGTTGCGTCAGTCGATCAGATCCGAGCATTCGCTGTGCCTGGCTCACGCAGTCATCGTGAAGTGAAGCGCGCAGTCAGCCTCGCGGTCAGCCCACCGCCGGCGCGCGCATTTCGAGCACCCGCAGCTGTTCGTCCAGCTTGCGCGCGCGCGTCAGCTGCGAGGGCACGAGCCGCGCCGCCATGACCGCGTTGAGCCGGTTGCGCCAGTATGAAAGCGGAAAACGGTGTTCCGCAGAGATGTTTTTGAACACGCGCTCCAGATGCTGGAGTTCGCTTTCCAGTTGATAGTTGTCCATGGGTGGTCCCCTTTGTGTCTTGTTCCCGTCAGGAGGTCGATGCGTCGGCGCAGGGGGCATTTGAAACGGCCCATCGATACGCTGGCCGTCTTGCAGCACTTGCCATACCTGCAACCATTTCGCATCGCCTGACGGTCGACACGCCGTCCGGGGTTAGCGCTAAACGTAAGGCCGCTCGCGCATCCACTTCGTCATGATCCATTTCTCGCCGCTCGTGACAGGTGCGCCGCCGTGCAGCGTCAGCGGATCGAGCTGCCGTCGCCCGTTCATGTAGCGGAAGTAGATTGCGCCGCCTTGCCGCGCCATCACCGCGAGCCCCGCATCCGGAAAGACGGTTTCCCCCCGCCATCGACGTCGCTCAGATAGACGATCAGCGTCGCCACACGCTGGCCGCCGCGCGACGTATGCAGCAGGCTGCCACCCTGGCCGGGCGGAAAGTAATCGAAGTGCGGACGGTATTCGCCGCCTTTCGTGTAGTGCAGAATCTGCAACCCTTCGCCATGCTCGAGCGGCCAGTTCATCAGGGCGGAGATACGGCGGTCCAGCCGCTCGATGAACGCGTCCTCGCAGCGCTGGAACCAGAAGCCTTCGCTGGTGCGCAGCTGGATCACATCCTCGCGGCCGTTCTCGGGATTGACGGTGGTCGAGCGTTTCAGCCGATGCCGTGCGCGCTCGATCAGCTCGTCGCATTCGTCGCGCGACAGCACGTCGTCGAACACGATCGCCTGCGGGCGTTCGAAGCGCACGCGAACGGCGACGTCGCGGTCGTGCGCGCGTACCGTGTTGCCCGCCGCGACGGGACACGCATCGTAGTGATAGGCACGCGTTTCGTCTTCCGTCGGCTTGTCGATGACGGCCGCCTGCGTGCCCGTCTCCGCGCGGTTTTCCGCGCGTTGCTCCGATGAAGCGCGGCGCACGATCTCGCCCGCCGCGTCGGCCTCGAAACCCGCCTGCACCATCGCCTCGACCATCGACTCGGGCGTGCACCCGCGGCTCACGTTCGTCGTGAGCCATTCCTGCCATGCCGCATCCACTTCGCATCACACCCTCGCTGCTTCGTTGCCGTGCCCGCTTACGCCCGCTTACGTCCCGCTCATGCCGAGCTCATGCCGTTCTTGCGCGCCACGCAGCGAGCCCGCGTTTCGCCTGCTCGCGAATCGCGCCCTGCACGAACGGCGTCCAGCCGAGCAGCGCGCCCTTTGCGCCCAACGCCTGACTAGCCCAGCGCCACAGATCGAAACGGTCGCGGTGCTCGACGATCAAGCCGTCGCGGAACACGAAGCGCGCGTCGATCTGATTGACGACGGACCGGCCCGTCTGGCTGAACACATAACTCGCGACCCAATGCGCGCTGCCGTGTTCGTCGTCGGCCGTGACATGGCTGAACGCGAGCGTGAACTCCTGCGCGCGCGACACCAGCATGCGCCACATGTCGCTCACTTCGTCGCCGTGCAGCTCCGTGAAGACGGGATCGCTAAACGTGACGTCGGGCGCGTAGCACGCCGCCATCGTCTCGACATCGCGCCGCTGGAATGCTTCGTAGAATCGCTCGATCAATGCCGCATTGGGATGAGTCATGTCGTTCTTGTGCGCCCGTTTTTACCTGCAATCGGCTGCCGCCGTAATAAGTCCGATCAACGTCATCAACGTCCGATCATGCCGCGCATCCGGCACGCCGGCGCAACGCGCCGAAGCCGCGCGAAGCAACGTCATGACAGCGCAGGTACAACGCTCGCGCGATCGCGCAATCGTTCGTCTGTCGCCGCATTACCCGGCCTCGGGATCCGAGCGATGGATCGCGATGCCTTCCTCGGGTCCGGCTCCGGCGCGCCACGGCGCACGTTCGATCATCCGTTGCGCGTCGGCATAACCGCGTCCCAGCGCCGGCGGATGCCATCCGTCGAAAGTCGATGTCCTGTGCAGATCGTCGCGACCGAGCTCGGCGCATCGAGTTCGATCACTGCATCGTCGTGCGCGCCCCAGTTCAGCAGCTCCTTGACCGGCCGACTCGCGCTCGTCGTCGGGCAGTGCTTGCCGGTTCGCGGATCACATGCCGCAGCCGGTGAATCTGCCGCTGCCGTTCGAGATGGCTCTCGGCGCGGCTCGAATACTGGATGTCGCGCTGACGGTCATCGCTCGTGATCGAGTAGGCTCGGCGCCATGCGCCGGGCCACAGCTGCACGGTGAGATCACGGAGCTATGCCGCGGCCGGTCGTCGAGACGGCTTCGAGCGGCGTATTCGAATAGATGCCCCCCGTCCAGTATGCTTCGCCGTCGATTCGCACCGATGGAAAGCCCGGCGGAACGCCGCCGACGCCATCACATGCCCGACGTCGAGCGGCTCGTCGCGGTTGGTGAAATAGCGCATCTGCCCGCTGCCCACGCCGACCGTGCCGACCGTGAGCCGCGTTTCCTTGCCGTTCAGATAGTCGAAGTCGATCAGCGCACCAAGCGTCTCGCGCAGCGGCTCGGTGTGATAGAACGCAGCCTGTTCGATGCCGACGGGCGTTTGCAGCGCGAGCCATGCATCGGCGCGCGGCGTGAAGAACGCGGGCAAGCCTTGCGACATGATCGACAGGTTGCGCAGCCATTGCTCGTAGCCGGGAATCCATGGGGCCCATGCGGTGGCAAGCGCGGCGGCAAGACTGGCGGGCAGTCCGAACGCGGCGCAACCGGCGCGCAGGCCGCGAGCCAGTTCGGCGCCTGATAGCCCGTCCATGTCACGCGATCCCAGAACGTGCGCAAGCGCTCCATGCGCTCGGCAGGCCGGTTGCCCGCGATGATCGCGCCGTTGATCGCGCCAATCGACGTGCCGATCACCCAGTCCGGTTCGATCCCGGCGTCGTGCAGCGCTTCGAACACGCCCGCCTGATACGCGCCCAGCGCGCCGCCGCCTTGCAGCACGAGCACGACCTGCGCATCGATGTCGGGATGCGCGGCGGCGCGCGCGTCTTCTGCCTTGCGGGCCGCGTGGACGCGCGCGAAGCCTGCGCGGAATGCGCCGCCGCGTGCACCGCAGTCTTCTTGACCATCGTGCTTCTCATCGTGCTTCTCCGTTGAGAAACGAAGCGTTCGACTGGAAACTTGCGGCGCGTGCCGAGGCGAAACCTCTGGCGAAACCACAGCCGCAAGCAGTCACACGATAGCGCACCTTTATTTCGCGCGCACTTCAAGGCACGCCGTTGCCGGTCAGTGCCGAGTCGCCCGCACGTACTGCCTGCTTACTTCGCGATGCGCAGAATGGCGGACGCGAGTTGCGCGTAGCACGGCTTGATGTCGTTGATCGTGGCCGCGTAGCCATACACGCCGACGGGCTGCTTCGAGTCGTAGCGGCGCTCGGCCATCGGCGACGTTGGCGATGCATTTGAGAATGTCCTGGCCGACCTCGCCGCTGCCCGCGCCCTCTTCGTCAGCAACGACGGGCCGTAGCCGAGTGCGAACACGTAGATCCCTTCGGCGCGCGCCCTGGCCTCGATCACGGCGACATAGCGCTGCGGCTTCGACTGGTTCGGATCGAGTCCCGTTTGCCCCGCGACCGCGTAACGCGCGCCTTCGCGCACCGCTTATTGCATCGTCAGGTTCACCCACAGCGCGGCGCCGAGGTCCATGACCATGCACAGCAGAAAGAACAGCACGGGCGCGATCAGCGCGAATTCGATGGCCGCGACACCCGCCTGCAGGCGGCCGCTGCGCGCGCGGCCGCTGCGCCTGCGTGACGGCACGCGCGAACGAGCACGTGTGGTCGTCATCGTGTCGCTCCTGACGCCGGTTCAGTGCATGCCGCTCATCGTGGGCAGCAGCTGGTGCGCGACCTGCATCGCCGCGGGCCCGATCAGCACGATGATCAGCGTCGGGAAGATGCAGAACATCAGCGGAAACAGCAGCTTCAGCGCGATCTTCGCGGCCTGTTCCTCGGCACGCAGACGGCGCTTGGTGCGCAGCGCGTCGATGAACACGCGCAGCGAATCGCCGACGCTCGTGCCGAAACGGTCCGCCTGGATCAGCATCGACGTGAGGGTGTCGATGTCCTCGACGCCCGTGCGCAGCGCAAGATTGCGCAGTGCCTTCTCGCGCCGAGCCCGCGCGCAGTTCGAGCAGCATGAGTTCGAATTCTTCCTTGAGCGCGTGGCTCTTCACGCCGATCTCCTCGGCGACGCGCTGCATGGCCGCGTCCAGCCCAAGGCCCGCTTCGACGCACACCGTCATCAGATCGAGCGCGTCGGGCAGGTCTTCGAAGATCTTGCGCTGGCGCGCCTCGACGAGACGGGTCAGCACCACGTTCGGCAGATAGAAGCCGATCGCCGCATCAAGAGCGTCGCCACCAG containing:
- a CDS encoding CsbD family protein produces the protein MNKDQVKGTAEKMKGKVNEAVGKATGNRSQELKGDVQQGAGEMQKSYGDAKEAAKDVERENRKHHH
- a CDS encoding 2OG-Fe(II) oxygenase, with the protein product MDAAWQEWLTTNVSRGCTPESMVEAMVQAGFEADAAGEIVRRASSEQRAENRAETGTQAAVIDKPTEDETRAYHYDACPVAAGNTVRAHDRDVAVRVRFERPQAIVFDDVLSRDECDELIERARHRLKRSTTVNPENGREDVIQLRTSEGFWFQRCEDAFIERLDRRISALMNWPLEHGEGLQILHYTKGGEYRPHFDYFPPGQGGSLLHTSRGGQRVATLIVYLSDVDGGGKPSFRMRGSR
- a CDS encoding nuclear transport factor 2 family protein is translated as MTHPNAALIERFYEAFQRRDVETMAACYAPDVTFSDPVFTELHGDEVSDMWRMLVSRAQEFTLAFSHVTADDEHGSAHWVASYVFSQTGRSVVNQIDARFVFRDGLIVEHRDRFDLWRWASQALGAKGALLGWTPFVQGAIREQAKRGLAAWRARTA
- a CDS encoding DUF3734 domain-containing protein, with product MQLWPGAWRRAYSITSDDRQRDIQYSSRAESHLERQRQIHRLRHVIREPASTARRRARVGRSRSC
- a CDS encoding TadE/TadG family type IV pilus assembly protein encodes the protein MTTTRARSRVPSRRRSGRARSGRLQAGVAAIEFALIAPVLFFLLCMVMDLGAALWVNLTMQ